In a genomic window of Streptomyces roseoviridis:
- a CDS encoding cytochrome P450, with protein MTTTTNPETPGDAADPEVHFWAVPDLTGLDFDPFLARLLHEDPVTRVRLPHGDGHAWLVTRYEDVKFVSVDPRFSRQAVYGRSITRLAPHFIPMEGAVGFADPPDHTRMRRVVARAFSARALRSLRDHAQDVMDRLLDRLEEHGPPADLMDMVNRPFPLAMVSELMGVPEGDQPLMARWSDTIISAAAGREASEKAKAEMARYFTELIGRSHGTGKEFLAAVLADAVDDTTLDEQEAVGLAVLIQIGGAHAVRNNSANMVYALLTHPEHLARLRAEPGLLPQAVDELLRYIPHRNAVGLSRIALEDVEVGGVTIPEGDPVYVSYLTANRDPSVFPDPEKLDFDRGHNPHVAFGHGPHYCPGSALARIESEILLDSLWTRFPDLRLAVPEEEIRWQRGALIRGPETLPVTW; from the coding sequence ATGACCACGACCACGAACCCCGAGACCCCCGGCGACGCGGCCGACCCCGAGGTCCACTTCTGGGCCGTCCCCGACCTCACCGGCCTGGACTTCGACCCGTTCCTCGCCAGACTCCTCCACGAGGACCCCGTCACCCGCGTCCGCCTCCCGCACGGCGACGGCCACGCCTGGCTCGTCACCCGCTACGAGGACGTCAAGTTCGTCTCCGTCGACCCCCGGTTCAGCCGCCAGGCCGTCTACGGACGCTCCATCACCCGGCTCGCGCCCCACTTCATCCCGATGGAAGGAGCCGTGGGCTTCGCCGACCCGCCCGACCACACCCGGATGCGCCGTGTCGTCGCCCGCGCCTTCAGCGCCCGCGCCCTGCGCTCCCTGCGCGACCACGCCCAGGACGTCATGGACCGGCTCCTCGACCGGCTGGAGGAACACGGCCCGCCCGCCGACCTCATGGACATGGTCAACCGGCCCTTCCCGCTCGCCATGGTCAGCGAGCTCATGGGCGTCCCCGAGGGCGACCAGCCGCTCATGGCCCGGTGGTCCGACACCATCATCTCCGCCGCCGCCGGACGCGAGGCCAGCGAGAAGGCCAAGGCCGAGATGGCCCGCTACTTCACCGAACTCATCGGACGCAGCCACGGCACCGGCAAGGAGTTCCTCGCCGCCGTCCTCGCCGACGCCGTCGACGACACCACCCTCGACGAGCAGGAGGCCGTCGGGCTCGCCGTCCTCATCCAGATCGGCGGCGCCCACGCCGTCCGCAACAACAGCGCCAACATGGTCTACGCCCTGCTCACCCACCCCGAGCACCTGGCCCGACTGCGCGCCGAACCCGGACTCCTCCCGCAGGCCGTCGACGAACTGCTCCGCTACATCCCCCACCGCAACGCCGTCGGCCTCTCCCGGATCGCGTTGGAGGACGTCGAGGTCGGCGGCGTCACCATCCCCGAGGGCGACCCGGTCTACGTCTCCTACCTCACCGCCAACCGGGACCCCTCGGTCTTCCCCGACCCGGAGAAGCTCGACTTCGACCGCGGCCACAACCCGCACGTCGCCTTCGGGCACGGCCCGCACTACTGCCCCGGCTCCGCCCTCGCCCGCATCGAGTCCGAGATCCTCCTCGACTCCCTGTGGACCCGCTTCCCCGACCTCAGGCTGGCCGTCCCCGAGGAGGAGATCCGCTGGCAGCGCGGCGCCCTCATCCGCGGCCCCGAGACCCTGCCCGTCACCTGGTGA
- the paaK gene encoding phenylacetate--CoA ligase PaaK — protein sequence MDDLLDAGERLGRDELEALQLERLRATLRHAYENVAFYRRSFDEAGVRPEDCGSLADLARFPFTAKADLREHYPFGMFAVDPSRIRRIHASSGTTGLPTVVGYTDRDLDTWADVVARSLRAAGVRPGHKVHVAYGYGLFTGGLGAHYGAERLGCTVIPASGGMTARQVRLIQDFRPEVIMVTPSYMLTLLDEFERQGIDPRGTSLEVGVFGAEPWTEEMRREIEERFGIDAVDIYGLSEVIGPGVAQECVETKDGLHVWEDHFYPEVVDPVTGEVLPGGQEGELVLTSLTKEAMPVVRYRTRDLTRLLPGTARVFRRMEKVTGRSDDMVILRGVNLFPTQIEEIVLRTPAVAPHFQLRLTREGRLDALTVRAEARPGATPEERAAAAGAIAAAVKDGIGVSVAVEVVDPESLERSVGKIRRIVDLRGEH from the coding sequence ATGGACGACCTGCTGGACGCGGGTGAACGGCTCGGGCGCGACGAGCTGGAGGCCCTCCAGCTGGAGCGGCTGCGCGCGACCCTGCGGCACGCGTACGAGAACGTGGCGTTCTACCGGCGCTCCTTCGACGAGGCGGGGGTCCGCCCGGAGGACTGCGGCTCGCTGGCCGACCTGGCCCGCTTCCCCTTCACCGCCAAGGCCGATCTGCGCGAGCACTACCCGTTCGGGATGTTCGCCGTCGACCCGTCACGGATCCGCCGCATCCACGCCTCCAGCGGGACGACCGGGCTGCCGACCGTCGTCGGCTACACCGATCGGGACCTCGACACCTGGGCGGACGTGGTGGCCCGCTCGCTGCGCGCGGCCGGCGTCCGTCCCGGCCACAAGGTCCACGTGGCGTACGGGTACGGGCTCTTCACCGGCGGCCTCGGCGCGCACTACGGCGCCGAGCGGCTCGGCTGCACCGTGATCCCGGCCTCCGGCGGCATGACCGCCCGGCAGGTGCGGCTGATCCAGGACTTCCGGCCCGAGGTCATCATGGTCACGCCCTCCTACATGCTGACCCTGCTCGACGAGTTCGAGCGCCAGGGCATCGATCCGCGCGGCACTTCCCTCGAGGTCGGCGTGTTCGGCGCCGAGCCGTGGACGGAGGAGATGCGCCGGGAGATCGAGGAGCGCTTCGGGATCGACGCCGTCGACATCTACGGACTCTCGGAGGTGATCGGCCCCGGCGTGGCCCAGGAGTGCGTGGAGACCAAGGACGGGCTGCACGTCTGGGAGGACCACTTCTATCCGGAGGTCGTGGACCCGGTCACCGGCGAGGTGCTGCCGGGCGGGCAGGAGGGCGAGCTGGTCCTCACCTCCCTGACCAAGGAGGCCATGCCGGTGGTGCGCTACCGCACCCGGGACCTGACCCGGCTGCTGCCGGGGACGGCGCGGGTGTTCCGGCGCATGGAGAAGGTCACGGGCCGCAGCGACGACATGGTGATCCTGCGCGGGGTGAACCTCTTCCCCACCCAGATCGAGGAGATCGTCCTGCGCACGCCGGCCGTGGCGCCGCACTTCCAGCTGCGGCTGACCCGCGAGGGCCGTCTCGACGCCCTGACGGTACGGGCGGAGGCGCGCCCGGGGGCGACGCCCGAGGAGCGGGCGGCGGCGGCCGGGGCGATCGCGGCTGCGGTGAAGGACGGGATCGGCGTCTCGGTCGCGGTCGAGGTGGTCGACCCGGAGAGCCTGGAGCGGAGCGTGGGCAAGATCCGGCGGATCGTGGACCTGCGGGGCGAGCACTGA
- a CDS encoding acyl-CoA synthetase produces the protein MTGALTGFWAQAAADPNRTVLIAPDGEEWTAGRLLADANRLVHGLRAAGLERGDAFAVVLPNGTAFLTAYLAAVQAGFYLVPVNHHLVGPEIAWIVTDSGAKVLLAHERFAAAATAAADEAGLAPSRRYAVGELPGSRVPGFRPYDELLDGRPDSAPDGRTLGWVMNYTSGTTGRPRGIRRPLPGRLPEETPLGGFLGIFGIRPFDGNVHLVCSPLYHTAVLQFAAAALHIGHPLVVMDRWTPEEMLRLIDTHRCTHTHMVPTQFHRLLALPEETRNRYDVSSLRHAIHGAAPCPEHVKRAMIEWWGHCVEEYYAASEGGGAFATAEDWLKKPGTVGRAWPISELAVFDDDGNRLPPGRLGTVYMKMSTGGFRYHKDEAKTASNRIGDFFTVGDLGLLDEDGYLFLRDRKIDMIISGGVNIYPAEIEAALLAHPAVADAAAFGIPHPDRGEEVKAVVEPAEGHEPGPELAAAVLAHCAGRLASYKRPRSVDFVPHMPRDPNGKLYKRRLRDPYWEGRERPL, from the coding sequence GTGACCGGGGCGCTCACGGGCTTCTGGGCCCAGGCCGCCGCCGACCCGAACCGCACCGTCCTGATCGCACCCGACGGCGAGGAGTGGACCGCCGGACGCCTGCTCGCCGACGCCAACCGCCTCGTCCACGGCCTGCGCGCCGCCGGCCTGGAGCGCGGCGACGCCTTCGCCGTCGTCCTGCCGAACGGCACCGCCTTCCTCACCGCCTATCTCGCCGCCGTCCAGGCCGGCTTCTACCTCGTCCCCGTCAACCACCACCTCGTGGGCCCCGAGATCGCCTGGATCGTGACCGACTCCGGCGCCAAGGTCCTCCTCGCCCACGAGCGCTTCGCGGCGGCCGCGACGGCCGCCGCCGACGAGGCGGGCCTCGCCCCCAGCCGGCGCTACGCCGTCGGCGAGCTCCCCGGCTCCCGGGTCCCCGGCTTCCGCCCGTACGACGAACTCCTCGACGGCCGCCCCGACTCGGCCCCCGACGGCCGCACCCTCGGCTGGGTCATGAACTACACCTCCGGCACCACCGGCCGGCCCCGCGGCATCCGCCGCCCCCTGCCCGGCAGGCTCCCCGAGGAGACCCCCCTCGGCGGTTTCCTCGGCATCTTCGGCATCCGCCCCTTCGACGGCAACGTCCACCTGGTCTGCTCGCCGCTCTACCACACGGCCGTCCTCCAGTTCGCCGCCGCCGCCCTGCACATCGGGCATCCGCTCGTCGTCATGGACAGGTGGACGCCCGAGGAGATGCTGCGGCTCATCGACACCCACCGCTGCACCCACACGCACATGGTGCCCACCCAGTTCCACCGGCTGCTCGCCCTGCCCGAGGAGACCAGGAACCGCTACGACGTCTCCTCCCTGCGCCACGCCATCCACGGCGCCGCGCCCTGCCCCGAGCACGTCAAGCGGGCCATGATCGAGTGGTGGGGCCACTGTGTGGAGGAGTACTACGCGGCCAGCGAGGGCGGCGGCGCGTTCGCCACCGCCGAGGACTGGCTGAAGAAGCCCGGCACCGTCGGCCGCGCCTGGCCCATCAGCGAGCTCGCCGTCTTCGACGACGACGGCAACCGGCTGCCGCCCGGCCGCCTCGGCACCGTCTACATGAAGATGAGCACCGGAGGGTTCCGCTACCACAAGGACGAGGCCAAGACCGCCTCGAACCGCATCGGCGACTTCTTCACCGTCGGCGACCTCGGCCTCCTCGACGAGGACGGCTACCTCTTCCTCCGCGACCGCAAGATCGACATGATCATCTCCGGCGGGGTCAACATCTACCCCGCCGAGATCGAGGCCGCCCTGCTCGCCCACCCCGCCGTCGCCGACGCCGCCGCCTTCGGCATCCCGCACCCCGACCGGGGCGAGGAGGTCAAGGCCGTCGTCGAACCGGCCGAGGGCCACGAGCCCGGCCCCGAGCTCGCCGCCGCCGTCCTGGCCCACTGCGCCGGCCGGCTGGCCTCGTACAAGCGCCCCAGATCCGTCGACTTCGTCCCCCACATGCCCCGCGACCCCAACGGCAAGCTCTACAAGCGCCGCCTGCGCGACCCGTACTGGGAGGGCCGCGAACGGCCGCTGTGA
- a CDS encoding fatty acyl-CoA synthetase has protein sequence MDRVPRRLLTRTVDGVLRMSAQRVPDRIAVRYADRTWTYAELDAAVTTAAAVLRERWGLEEYARVATYGHNSDAYLLAFLACSRAGLIHVPVNHHLTGDDLTYVLEQSGSALVLADPALAEQVPDRFTVKPLRDAPGSLLTEVTTRPDTYDTDRDARDLVQLLYTSGTTALPKGAMMTHRALVHEYASAIEALDLHEDDRPVHALPLYHSAQTHVFLLPYLAVGAENTLVDGPDPGLLLDLVESGRCDSLFAPPTVWIGLANHPGFAARDLSALRKAYYGASIMPVPVLEGLRSRLPGLRFYNCFGQSEIGPLATVLRPDEHEGRLDSCGRPVRHVQAKVVDEDGRDVPDGTPGEVVYRSPQLCAGYWDKPEETKAAFRDGWFRSGDLAVRDPEGYFTVVDRVKDVINSGGVLVASRQVEDALYTHPAVAEAAVVGLPDERWIEAVTAFVVPRGEVTEAELLAHARAGLAHFKAPKRVFLVESLPRNASGKILKRELRDRRSAS, from the coding sequence ATGGACCGCGTACCGCGCAGACTGCTCACCCGTACCGTCGACGGCGTGCTGCGCATGAGCGCCCAGCGCGTCCCTGACCGGATCGCCGTGCGGTATGCGGACCGGACCTGGACCTACGCCGAACTCGACGCCGCCGTCACGACCGCCGCGGCCGTCCTGCGCGAGCGCTGGGGCCTCGAGGAGTACGCCCGCGTGGCGACGTACGGGCACAACTCCGACGCCTACCTCCTCGCCTTCCTGGCCTGCTCCCGCGCGGGCCTGATCCACGTGCCGGTCAACCACCACCTCACCGGCGACGACCTCACGTACGTCCTGGAGCAGTCGGGCAGCGCGCTCGTCCTCGCCGACCCGGCCCTCGCGGAGCAGGTCCCGGACCGCTTCACCGTGAAGCCGCTGCGGGACGCCCCCGGCTCGCTCCTCACGGAGGTCACCACCCGCCCCGACACCTACGACACCGACCGTGACGCCCGCGATCTGGTCCAGCTCCTCTACACCTCGGGCACCACCGCCCTGCCCAAGGGCGCGATGATGACCCACCGGGCGCTGGTCCACGAGTACGCGAGCGCGATCGAGGCCCTCGACCTGCACGAGGACGACCGGCCGGTGCACGCGCTGCCGCTGTACCACTCGGCGCAGACGCACGTCTTCCTGCTGCCGTATCTGGCGGTCGGAGCCGAGAACACCCTCGTCGACGGGCCCGACCCCGGGCTCCTCCTCGACCTGGTCGAGTCCGGCCGTTGCGACAGCCTGTTCGCCCCGCCCACCGTGTGGATCGGGCTGGCGAACCACCCCGGGTTCGCCGCCCGCGACCTCTCCGCCCTGCGCAAGGCCTACTACGGTGCCTCGATCATGCCCGTACCGGTCCTGGAGGGGCTGCGGTCCCGCCTGCCCGGCCTGCGCTTCTACAACTGCTTCGGCCAGTCGGAGATCGGCCCGCTCGCCACCGTCCTCCGGCCCGACGAACACGAGGGCCGGCTGGACTCCTGCGGACGTCCCGTCCGGCACGTCCAGGCGAAGGTCGTGGACGAGGACGGCCGGGACGTCCCCGACGGCACCCCCGGAGAAGTCGTGTACCGGTCCCCGCAGTTGTGCGCCGGCTACTGGGACAAGCCGGAAGAGACCAAGGCGGCCTTCCGGGACGGATGGTTCCGCTCGGGCGACCTGGCGGTGCGCGACCCGGAGGGCTACTTCACCGTCGTCGACCGGGTCAAGGACGTCATCAACTCCGGCGGCGTCCTCGTCGCCTCCCGGCAGGTCGAGGACGCGCTTTACACCCACCCCGCCGTCGCCGAGGCGGCCGTCGTCGGCCTCCCCGACGAACGCTGGATCGAGGCGGTCACCGCCTTCGTCGTCCCCCGCGGCGAGGTCACGGAGGCCGAACTCCTCGCCCACGCCCGCGCCGGCCTCGCCCACTTCAAGGCGCCGAAGCGGGTGTTCCTGGTGGAGTCGCTGCCCCGCAACGCCAGCGGCAAGATCCTCAAGCGGGAGCTGCGGGACCGCCGTTCCGCCTCATGA
- a CDS encoding cupin domain-containing protein, whose translation MTATAIGPGGGLIVPPGHGKTLTTAAQHVTFKVTGEHTRTASTFEVVVPPGFDVGAHAHGHSEELFYVLEGELDVLAFEPLVRTRDSWREWESASGQRAVRATAGTLMLVPPGCPHAFANPTGDPVRMLFQASPPPDHERYFEELMEILGSGGPVDHDAIERLRRRYDIEQITPLRHDAGARQETTPAP comes from the coding sequence GTGACCGCCACCGCCATCGGACCGGGCGGCGGCCTCATCGTGCCGCCCGGACACGGCAAGACCCTGACCACCGCCGCCCAGCACGTCACCTTCAAGGTGACCGGCGAGCACACCCGTACCGCCTCCACCTTCGAGGTGGTCGTCCCGCCCGGATTCGACGTCGGCGCCCACGCCCACGGGCACAGCGAGGAGCTCTTCTACGTCCTCGAGGGCGAGCTCGACGTCCTCGCCTTCGAGCCGCTGGTCCGCACCCGCGACAGCTGGCGCGAGTGGGAGTCCGCCTCCGGGCAGCGGGCCGTCCGCGCCACCGCCGGCACCCTCATGCTGGTGCCGCCCGGCTGCCCGCACGCCTTCGCCAACCCCACCGGCGACCCCGTCCGCATGCTCTTCCAGGCATCACCGCCGCCCGACCACGAGCGGTACTTCGAGGAGCTCATGGAGATCCTCGGCTCGGGCGGCCCCGTCGACCACGACGCCATCGAGCGGCTCCGCCGCCGCTACGACATCGAACAGATCACCCCCCTCCGGCACGACGCCGGAGCACGCCAGGAGACGACACCCGCCCCATGA
- a CDS encoding penicillin acylase family protein, translated as MGGTLHFRTFFPARLRRPALVGAVLAAVAASLPAAAVADPADRTHRPSDRGLSAVIRYTEYGIPHIVGKDYASLGFGTGWAQAADQVCVLADGFVTVNGERSRHFGPDAAPDGSLSSATRNLSSDLFFRGVKEAGTVEAVLDLPAPAGPSRQLKELMRGWAAGYNAWLRKNRVTDPACQGADWVRPVTALDVARRGWAVSVLGGQGRAVDGIVAARPPAPANPAAPADRSGATGSGTAGSGAAGSGAAGSGAAGSETAGSGGPDPARTAEAARALLAAENATMGSNAVAFQGSTTANGRGLLLGNPHYPWHGGRRFWQSQQTIPGELNASGASLLGTTVVNIGFNDKVAWSHTVATGVPFNLHQLTLDPADPTAYLVDGRPERMTPRTVTVPVKDGAPVTRTQWWTRYGPVVTGLGAQLPLPWTATTAFALGDPNAVNLRGSDTALGFAKSRSVRDMADALRRTQGLPWVNTIAADSTGHTLFTQAQVLPRITDELDRRCSTPLGRATYPASGIAVLDGSRGDCALGSDPDAVQPGVFGPARMPVLRDAPYVANSNDSAWLTHADRPVTGYERIFGTIGTPRSLRTRGGIEDVAALAGRGGLTVADLQRQQFANRAPAGDMAAADTARACAAVLADDPEACRAIGAWDRTMDTGSRGALLFDRFWRKFTASVKPADQWKVPFSAADPVRTPRTLDTGSPAFATALRAAVAELRAAGIALDAPLGEHQFVVRNGERIPVGGGTEALGVWNKTEPVWNPAGGGYTEVAHGTSHVQAVGWDGGRCPVARTLLTYSQSSNPNSPHHADQTRLYAGERWVTSRFCEKDILRSPELRVVVVRDGN; from the coding sequence TTGGGAGGCACGTTGCACTTCCGCACCTTCTTCCCCGCCCGGCTGAGGCGGCCGGCGCTCGTCGGCGCCGTCCTCGCCGCGGTCGCCGCCTCGCTGCCGGCCGCGGCCGTGGCGGACCCGGCCGACCGGACCCACCGCCCCTCGGACCGGGGCCTGTCGGCCGTCATCCGGTACACCGAGTACGGCATCCCGCACATCGTCGGCAAGGACTACGCGAGCCTCGGCTTCGGCACCGGCTGGGCGCAGGCCGCCGACCAGGTCTGTGTCCTCGCCGACGGTTTCGTGACGGTGAACGGCGAGCGCTCCCGGCACTTCGGGCCGGACGCGGCACCCGACGGTTCGCTGTCGTCGGCGACGAGGAACCTGTCCAGCGACCTGTTCTTCCGCGGGGTGAAGGAGGCGGGGACGGTCGAGGCGGTGCTCGACCTGCCCGCCCCGGCCGGGCCGAGCCGGCAGCTGAAGGAGCTGATGCGGGGCTGGGCCGCCGGTTACAACGCCTGGCTGCGCAAGAACCGGGTCACCGATCCGGCGTGCCAGGGCGCCGACTGGGTGCGGCCGGTGACGGCGCTGGACGTGGCGCGGCGCGGCTGGGCGGTCTCCGTCCTCGGCGGCCAGGGCCGGGCGGTGGACGGCATCGTCGCGGCCCGTCCGCCGGCCCCCGCCAACCCGGCGGCCCCGGCGGACAGGTCCGGAGCGACCGGCTCCGGAACGGCAGGGTCCGGAGCGGCCGGCTCGGGAGCGGCAGGGTCCGGAGCGGCCGGCTCGGAAACGGCCGGGTCCGGCGGGCCCGACCCGGCCCGTACGGCGGAGGCGGCCCGTGCGCTGCTCGCCGCCGAGAACGCCACCATGGGTTCCAACGCGGTCGCGTTCCAAGGCTCCACCACCGCCAACGGAAGGGGGCTGCTGCTCGGCAACCCGCACTACCCTTGGCACGGCGGCCGGCGCTTCTGGCAGTCGCAGCAGACCATCCCCGGCGAGCTGAACGCCTCTGGTGCCTCGCTGCTCGGCACCACCGTCGTCAACATCGGCTTCAACGACAAGGTCGCCTGGAGCCACACCGTCGCCACCGGCGTCCCGTTCAACCTGCACCAGCTCACCCTCGACCCGGCCGATCCCACCGCGTACCTGGTCGACGGCAGGCCCGAGCGGATGACCCCGCGCACGGTCACGGTCCCGGTCAAGGACGGCGCCCCCGTCACCCGTACCCAGTGGTGGACCCGGTACGGGCCGGTCGTCACCGGGCTCGGCGCGCAGCTGCCGCTGCCGTGGACCGCGACGACGGCCTTCGCGCTGGGCGACCCGAACGCGGTGAACCTGCGCGGCTCCGACACCGCGCTCGGCTTCGCGAAGTCCCGCTCGGTGCGCGACATGGCCGACGCGCTGCGCCGCACCCAGGGCCTGCCGTGGGTGAACACCATCGCCGCCGACTCCACCGGGCACACCCTGTTCACCCAGGCGCAGGTGCTGCCGAGGATCACCGACGAACTGGACCGGCGCTGCTCCACCCCGCTCGGCCGCGCCACCTACCCGGCGTCGGGCATCGCGGTGCTCGACGGCTCGCGCGGCGACTGCGCGCTCGGCTCCGACCCGGACGCCGTGCAGCCGGGGGTGTTCGGGCCCGCGCGGATGCCGGTGCTGCGGGACGCCCCGTACGTGGCGAACTCCAACGACAGCGCCTGGCTCACCCACGCGGACCGGCCGGTCACCGGCTACGAGCGGATCTTCGGCACCATCGGCACCCCGCGGTCGCTGCGCACCCGCGGCGGCATCGAGGACGTGGCGGCCCTGGCCGGGCGGGGCGGGCTGACGGTGGCCGACCTGCAGCGCCAGCAGTTCGCGAACCGCGCGCCGGCCGGTGACATGGCGGCCGCCGACACGGCCCGCGCCTGCGCGGCCGTGCTCGCCGACGACCCGGAGGCGTGCCGGGCCATCGGGGCCTGGGACCGCACGATGGACACCGGCAGCCGGGGCGCGCTGCTCTTCGACCGGTTCTGGCGGAAGTTCACGGCGTCCGTGAAGCCGGCCGACCAGTGGAAGGTGCCGTTCTCCGCGGCCGACCCGGTGCGCACCCCGCGCACCCTGGACACGGGCTCGCCCGCCTTCGCCACGGCCCTGAGGGCCGCGGTGGCGGAGCTCCGGGCGGCCGGGATCGCCCTGGACGCCCCGCTCGGGGAGCACCAGTTCGTGGTGCGGAACGGGGAGCGGATCCCGGTGGGCGGCGGCACCGAGGCGCTGGGCGTCTGGAACAAGACCGAGCCCGTGTGGAACCCGGCGGGCGGCGGCTACACGGAGGTGGCGCACGGCACCAGCCATGTGCAGGCGGTGGGCTGGGACGGCGGCCGCTGCCCGGTGGCCCGCACCCTGCTGACGTACTCCCAGTCCTCGAACCCGAACTCGCCGCACCACGCCGACCAGACGCGTCTGTACGCGGGCGAGCGCTGGGTGACCTCCCGGTTCTGCGAGAAGGACATCCTGCGCTCGCCGGAGCTGCGGGTCGTGGTGGTCCGCGACGGGAACTGA
- a CDS encoding VOC family protein, which produces MLADSPIAAIIPVNDMARAKRFYTETLGLTLTKESPEDTRLETGGTTIGLYETPYGGQAQHTLASWKVGDLDAEMSELRSKGVTFEDYDLPDIKTVDGVVETDTMRGCWFKDSEGNILCMTEEREG; this is translated from the coding sequence ATGCTGGCGGACTCCCCCATAGCCGCGATCATTCCGGTCAACGACATGGCGCGCGCCAAGCGCTTCTACACCGAGACCCTCGGTCTCACCCTGACGAAGGAGTCGCCCGAGGACACCAGGCTGGAGACCGGCGGCACGACGATCGGTCTCTACGAGACGCCCTACGGCGGCCAGGCCCAGCACACGCTGGCGAGCTGGAAGGTCGGTGATCTCGACGCCGAGATGTCGGAGCTGCGGTCCAAGGGCGTGACCTTCGAGGACTACGACCTGCCGGACATCAAGACGGTCGACGGTGTCGTGGAGACGGACACGATGCGGGGCTGCTGGTTCAAGGACAGCGAGGGAAACATCCTGTGCATGACGGAGGAGCGCGAGGGCTGA
- a CDS encoding ionic transporter y4hA, which produces MSSSAAGLTRQWTTWGPVVAAVGLAFGWGRDLPGFAVGLIAVCLFAAVLAAVHHAEVVAHRVGEPYGSLVLAVAVTVIEVGLIVTLMAGGGDKVATYARDTVFAAVMITCNGIVGLSLLVAALRNRVAVFNAEGSGGALATVCTLATMTLVLPTFTTSHSGPEFSPAQLAFAAVASLCLYGVFVAVQTVRHRDYFLPVPRPAAADGNLAESEDEHAEPPTARETWISLGLLVLALVAVVGNAKLVSPTIENGVESAGLPNAVVGVVIALMVLLPETLAAVRAARRDRMQTSMNLAYGSAIASIGLTIPSIALASIWLSGPLVLGLGALHMVLLVLTAAVSALTVVPGRATLLQGGVHLSIFAAFVFLSFSP; this is translated from the coding sequence ATGAGTTCGAGTGCGGCAGGACTGACACGACAGTGGACCACCTGGGGACCGGTCGTCGCGGCCGTCGGCCTCGCGTTCGGCTGGGGCCGCGATCTGCCGGGCTTCGCCGTCGGCCTCATCGCGGTCTGCCTCTTCGCCGCCGTGCTGGCCGCCGTCCACCACGCCGAGGTCGTCGCCCACCGCGTCGGCGAACCCTACGGATCCCTCGTGCTCGCCGTGGCCGTCACCGTCATCGAGGTCGGACTCATCGTCACCCTGATGGCCGGCGGCGGCGACAAGGTCGCCACCTACGCCCGGGACACCGTCTTCGCCGCCGTCATGATCACCTGCAACGGCATCGTCGGCCTCTCCCTCCTCGTCGCCGCGCTGCGCAACCGCGTCGCCGTCTTCAACGCCGAAGGCTCCGGCGGCGCGCTCGCCACGGTCTGCACCCTCGCGACCATGACCCTGGTCCTGCCGACGTTCACCACCAGCCACTCCGGCCCCGAGTTCTCCCCGGCCCAGCTGGCCTTCGCCGCCGTCGCCTCGCTCTGCCTCTACGGGGTCTTCGTCGCCGTCCAGACGGTCCGCCACCGCGACTACTTCCTGCCGGTGCCCCGGCCTGCCGCGGCGGACGGCAACCTGGCGGAGTCCGAGGACGAGCACGCCGAGCCGCCGACCGCCCGCGAGACCTGGATCAGCCTCGGCCTGCTCGTGCTCGCCCTCGTCGCCGTCGTCGGCAACGCCAAGCTGGTCTCGCCCACCATCGAGAACGGCGTCGAGTCCGCCGGACTGCCCAACGCCGTCGTCGGCGTCGTCATCGCCCTCATGGTGCTGCTGCCCGAGACCCTCGCCGCCGTCCGCGCGGCCCGCAGGGACCGGATGCAGACCAGCATGAACCTGGCCTACGGTTCCGCCATCGCCAGCATCGGCCTCACGATCCCCTCGATCGCCCTCGCCTCTATCTGGCTCTCCGGCCCCCTGGTCCTCGGTCTGGGCGCCCTCCACATGGTGCTGCTCGTGCTCACCGCCGCGGTGAGCGCCCTGACCGTGGTGCCCGGGCGGGCCACGCTCCTCCAGGGCGGCGTCCACCTCTCGATCTTCGCCGCCTTCGTGTTCCTGTCGTTCAGTCCCTGA